From the Tetrapisispora phaffii CBS 4417 chromosome 10, complete genome genome, one window contains:
- the TPHA0J02300 gene encoding uncharacterized protein (ancestral locus Anc_6.194), whose product MRIDFSFNTLAVTITCTAILLLVSFSMVLMPPSVDSMVRGPVRVPSDEITWQNYRDYVVDVDFVNSTHIFNSIYAVLRQGPADIHPLGVSYFPAVIPKGTLLYRAGKKEVPGSFEWLAMDHEFSYSFGSRYSSYGRKSLKIRSRKPSSKTGAGAGLGAGNSPTGGPSPNGPSALKAATHMMTFRATRDMNKFIYLDGASAAKSTTGEMDTQELLYNVLRKKFEEANPGQNKMPERDFAEYICKWGKPLGLDGLIRVEIGFEIVLCDFQKDNIELVSNIPLRNPATELGLPSPSVISVENGWPVENNQLLEDKLTDEQKKILEKEYYWQSILDNYSLARQYNWLQAGNAHDQGDKRIKIDYRHFVTGINRIPMDVNPMKRRLLNEHMTFELQSDIVNDLEEILKNDFDYTKSNDWQEIFDEFITKFSPMLKTIQKILHSDERTPEQIAVDVTKYTLNFVLRFTPSDKNLAELGYDRDFATYQYARPPTDLVTESDFLIWSAYVNIVDYVIEKIYDVNNKLMPIVKAAAQDDNSINGQETSIISSCREAIDELIGNLNWISLHYKCEESCDWDEICFTPSWGPGPLAGGFKGHQDTTTVGFGKHFDDASGRQVINYNLQCINIDTLLQQPH is encoded by the coding sequence TTGATTTTAGCTTTAATACACTGGCGGTTACAATAACATGCACGGCTATATTGCTGTTGGTGAGTTTTTCTATGGTTCTGATGCCACCGTCTGTGGATAGCATGGTCAGAGGTCCTGTGAGAGTGCCTTCAGACGAGATTACTTGGCAGAACTACAGAGACTATGTGGTAGATGTCGACTTTGTTAATAGCACGCACATCTTCAATTCCATTTACGCTGTGCTAAGACAAGGTCCAGCAGATATACATCCTCTAGGTGTTTCGTATTTTCCTGCTGTGATCCCAAAGGGCACATTGTTGTACAGAGCAGGGAAGAAAGAGGTCCCTGGGTCATTCGAGTGGCTTGCAATGGATCATGAGTTTTCTTATAGTTTTGGTTCTAGATACTCGTCGTATGGTAGGAAATCCCTGAAAATTAGATCCAGAAAACCTTCATCAAAGACAGGAGCAGGAGCAGGGCTAGGAGCCGGTAACTCGCCAACTGGGGGGCCTTCTCCGAATGGCCCTTCAGCTTTGAAGGCGGCAACGCATATGATGACATTTAGAGCGACAAGAGAtatgaataaatttatctaTTTGGATGGTGCCTCGGCTGCTAAAAGCACCACTGGCGAGATGGATACCCAAGAACTTCTATATAATGTGTTGAGGAAGAAGTTCGAAGAAGCTAATCCAGGACAGAATAAGATGCCTGAAAGGGATTTTGCAGAGTACATATGTAAATGGGGTAAACCTTTAGGTTTAGATGGGTTGATTAGGGTAGAAATTGGGTTTGAGATTGTTCTTTGCGATTTCCAAAAGGATAACATTGAACTAGTTTCTAATATTCCTTTGAGAAACCCTGCCACAGAACTTGGTTTACCAAGCCCATCTGTTATATCTGTTGAGAATGGCTGGCCCGTAGAGAATAACCAGCTGCttgaagataaattaaCTGATGAGCAAAAGAAAATCTTAGAAAAAGAGTATTACTGGCAATCGATATTAGACAACTACTCTCTGGCACGTCAATACAATTGGTTGCAAGCAGGAAATGCCCACGATCAAGGTGATAAGagaataaaaattgattacAGACACTTTGTCACCGGTATCAATAGAATACCAATGGATGTGAACCCAATGAAAAGAAGATTATTGAATGAGCATATGACTTTTGAATTACAAAGCGATATTGTCAATGACttagaagaaatattgaagaacGACTTTGATTATACTAAAAGTAACGACTGGCAAGAAATCTTCGATGAGTTTATTACTAAATTTTCCCCAATGCTAAAGACCATTCAGAAAATACTACACAGTGACGAGAGAACTCCCGAACAAATTGCTGTTGATGTAACTAAATACACATTGAATTTTGTCCTTAGGTTCACTCCAtctgataaaaatttagCTGAGCTAGGTTACGATCGTGACTTTGCCACTTATCAATACGCAAGACCCCCAACTGACTTAGTTACTGAAAGTGATTTCTTGATTTGGTCTGCATATGTCAACATCGTCGATTATGTTATCGAAAAGATTTATGATGTCAACAATAAGTTGATGCCAATCGTCAAGGCCGCCGCCCAAGATGACAATAGTATCAATGGCCAGGAGACTTCTATAATCAGTTCCTGTCGTGAAGCCATTGATGAATTAATCGGAAACTTGAACTGGATTTCCTTGCACTATAAATGTGAGGAGTCTTGCGATTGGGATGAAATTTGTTTCACACCATCATGGGGGCCAGGCCCCTTGGCCGGCGGGTTCAAAGGACACCAAGACACAACTACAGTTGGTTTTGGAAAACACTTTGACGATGCTAGTGGCAGACAAGTGATTAACTACAACCTGCAATGCATCAATATTGACACATTATTACAACAACCTCATTAA
- the MIY3 gene encoding Miy3p (similar to Saccharomyces cerevisiae YGL082W and YPL191C; ancestral locus Anc_6.195) encodes MSELHFETKLIHLNGVQNKIILQNENGPCALIALTNILLLSPNYSYTAQTLIEYVNRSETVLLSTLIQILANIGIQFPNGDKLDINQLLQLLPKLHNGLNINPKFNGTFVDGPEMSLFRLYNVGVVHGWMIDPEVDPVAYQHVTKYSYEDAQNVLIQAYDITTSNLDVANKEEVVNDAGYIKSFLARSATQLTNYGLEYLKSIIMERSFVIFFRNDHFSTLYKLNNELYTLVTDLGFKNQKDIVWQSLKSVNGSNDLFYTGDFITRVADENNQYASNAALPIGNVEQHTSSNNPFSDPQNNENTYTPNVVNGFDSNAQQNPIAETDEDLARRLQEEEDERYAGNMQRSYNREANNRTEPRSTTGNKDKKDDNKKRKYKLNKKNPALSCNN; translated from the coding sequence ATGAGTGAATTGCATTTTGAGACAAAATTGATTCATTTGAATGGTGTCCAAAATAagataattcttcaaaatgaGAATGGACCATGTGCTCTTATTGCGCTAACGAATATCTTACTTCTCTCTCCAAATTATAGTTATACAGCTCAGACTTTAATCGAATACGTTAATAGGTCTGAAACTGTTTTATTGTCAACTTTGATTCAGATATTAGCAAACATTGGGATTCAATTTCCTAACGGGGACAAACTAGATATTAATCAGTTGTTACAACTTTTACCAAAATTACATAACGGATTAAACATTAACCCAAAATTCAATGGCACATTCGTAGATGGTCCAGAAATGTCCTTATTTAGACTCTATAATGTTGGAGTTGTTCATGGTTGGATGATTGATCCAGAAGTAGACCCTGTGGCTTATCAACATGTTACAAAGTATTCTTATGAGGATGCTCAAAATGTGTTGATCCAAGCATATGACATAACCACTTCAAATTTGGATGTCGCGAATAAAGAAGAGGTTGTTAACGATGCAGGTTACATAAAGTCATTCTTGGCTAGATCTGCAACACAGTTAACAAATTATGGATTGGAGTATTTGAAATCCATAATAATGGAAAGATCGTTTGTGATTTTTTTCAGAAACGATCACTTCAGTACTCTTTACAAATTAAACAATGAACTATACACTTTAGTGACCGATTTAGGATTTAAAAATCAAAAGGATATCGTTTGGCAATCTCTAAAATCTGTTAATGGTTCCAATGATTTATTCTATACTGGTGATTTTATCACAAGGGTCGCAgatgaaaataatcaatatgCTAGTAATGCTGCACTTCCAATTGGTAATGTAGAACAACACACGAGTTCAAATAATCCATTCTCTGATCCCCAGAATAATGAGAACACTTATACGCCAAATGTGGTTAATGGTTTTGACTCTAATGCCCAACAAAATCCAATTGCGGAAACAGATGAGGATCTTGCAAGAAGattacaagaagaagaggatgAACGATACGCTGGAAATATGCAAAGATCGTATAACCGTGAAGCTAATAACAGAACTGAACCAAGATCTACCACTGGTAATAAGGATAAGAAAGATGACAATAAAAAACGTAAATATAAgctaaataaaaaaaatccTGCATTATCATGTAATAATTAA
- the RSA1 gene encoding Rsa1p (similar to Saccharomyces cerevisiae RSA1 (YPL193W); ancestral locus Anc_6.198): MSYNPYNNFDNNNIRRELPKPTSSGVLGGNGNYESSNRDSYNNSNYMTNNYHQNIRGHTIPNNNNSNNNFSPYQATSNMTQTEYNYQQNLYAQNGPMLYNQQWTNQLNHPPPGAYFGANTGNPSNAYARGYYGKGSSPIYPTVPVSNSSGDSIGQKRTCEFEREVEINKKRTECIDATEKLTETVVKAIELNAAVLHQKSIIEEQEQNIPRLIPFKESNSVNATNKSDTNEVESSEADDNSSSDSSADELSSEDKAKPILDDSDVEADTENNKIVTVPGTNISLITDEDIEKWKKERRKMWLLKISNNKEKHIEDMGIKAEDLKGSNSIFKETKKNKEFIQKINNQVTRTNPKSNLNMKIIQREMLKENSKILDFIKELGDAHLLDYELTESEKLQLFGSVNDQKNRRNDFNWNKGRNSFKNNNQKSPRDAKPRSAKYAKNNEYLF, translated from the coding sequence ATGTCATATAATCCTTATAACAATTttgataacaataacattAGAAGAGAGCTGCCGAAGCCCACTTCTTCTGGAGTTTTGGGAGGTAACGGAAATTATGAATCATCAAATCGTGATTCCTacaataatagtaattaCATGACTAACAACtatcatcaaaatataCGTGGACATACTATTCCTAATAACAAcaattctaataataatttttccCCTTACCAAGCTACCAGTAACATGACCCAAACtgaatataattatcaGCAAAATTTATATGCGCAGAATGGCCCAATGTTATATAATCAACAATGGACTAATCAGTTGAATCATCCTCCACCAGGAGCATATTTTGGTGCCAATACAGGAAATCCCAGTAATGCTTATGCTAGAGGTTATTATGGCAAAGGATCTTCACCAATATACCCGACAGTTCCagtttcaaattcatcaGGAGATAGTATTGGGCAAAAAAGGACATGTGAATTTGAACGAGAAGTGGAAATAAATAAGAAGAGAACAGAGTGTATAGATGCAACTGAAAAGCTCACAGAGACTGTAGTCAAAgcaattgaattgaatgCAGCAGTATTACACCAGAAATCAATCATTGAAGAGCAGGAACAAAATATTCCAAGGTTAATACCTTTTAAAGAAAGTAACTCTGTAAATGCTACTAATAAAAGTGACACTAATGAAGTGGAATCATCTGAAGCGGATGACAACTCAAGTTCCGATAGTTCTGCAGATGAACTCTCTAGCGAAGATAAAGCTAAGCCAATATTGGATGATTCAGATGTTGAAGCTGATACAGAAAACAATAAGATAGTTACTGTTCCAGGaacaaatatttcactAATCACTGATGAAGATATagaaaaatggaaaaagGAAAGAAGGAAGATGTGgttgttaaaaatatctaataataagGAAAAGCATATCGAAGATATGGGTATCAAAGCTGAAGATTTAAAGGGATCTAATAGCATATTTAAGGAAACgaaaaagaataaagaGTTCATTCAAAAGATCAATAATCAAGTAACGAGAACCAATCCAAAgtcaaatttgaatatgaaAATTATCCAAAGAGAAATGCTTAAAGAGAATTCCAAGATATTGgattttattaaagaacTAGGGGATGCACATTTATTAGACTATGAATTAACTGAGTCAGAGAAACTGCAATTGTTTGGAAGCGTGAATGATCAGAAGAACAGACGAAATGACTTCAACTGGAATAAAGGAAGAAAcagtttcaaaaataataatcaaaaatcTCCAAGAGATGCTAAACCTAGATCAGCCAAATatgcaaaaaataatgagtatttattttaa
- the DDC1 gene encoding Ddc1p (similar to Saccharomyces cerevisiae DDC1 (YPL194W); ancestral locus Anc_6.200), translated as MSFRATIRSREKQTLWFKTISALSSLHENINFTLTSKSLIAWSMNSTDTCLSQAIFDKGIFDEFEFSPKDIIFGETGLQRVTDVRGQDHWLYSFQTNGKHLTTISKNMDNDSIEKFTLVINNTANCPENLTNRLMVSVEMETLIIKEYSPQFQPVKYDPIIINLKYKKKFLDVYSNFPSENPLDPKLIKVFAKADKELNDTMFNVNLDSGIPNKDKLTSVDEINYVCCHQIILRNVLENCNSSVTEELKLEININKFIVTAFTKAVYGKNNDLLRNAISMSNTISTSNLEHYCLFTTVDDTDADENSSNNPKKNNNTKKLITFKLKYFKNFLNILAPQKGSSFTNETINIWFCHPGDPILMEINIPGIRLELVQVTDGNDLTSETVKNTPMTISISPEKDKVSVKNPMKSNMIQNFNNGSIINNYNNKDSTNGSPIRQTMSPLKNSAILKEQPNRSPSKPSSMRSLFVNELSQQSTESGAILSNAGKLASGTVTDTMRNEDSGFPALAAQRSSTVIKWGKRPQLQDSDSNIYSPSYSQRKLNDKEALKIEKKKFINKLNNVESQSKEKEDNGLGPTQQDVVKGLFD; from the coding sequence ATGTCATTTAGAGCGACGATTAGGAGTCGTGAGAAGCAGACGTTATGGTTCAAAACAATCAGTGCACTCTCTTCGTTACACGAGAATATTAACTTTACTCTAACTTCAAAGTCACTCATTGCATGGTCAATGAATTCCACAGATACTTGTTTATCTCAGGCTATCTTTGATAAGGGTATATTTGATGAGTTTGAGTTTTCTCCAAAAGATATCATATTCGGTGAAACTGGTTTACAGAGAGTAACAGATGTACGGGGTCAAGATCATTGGCTGTACTCATTTCAAACAAATGGTAAGCATTTGACtacaatatcaaaaaacaTGGATAATGATAGTATAGAAAAATTCACATTGgttataaataatactGCTAATTGCCCAGAAAATTTGACAAATAGATTAATGGTGTCAGTAGAGATGGAAACATTGATAATCAAAGAGTACTCCCCGCAATTTCAACCAGTGAAATATGACCCcataattattaatttgaaGTATAAGAAGAAGTTTTTAGACGTTTACAGCAATTTCCCTTCTGAAAATCCATTAGACCCTAAACTTATCAAAGTGTTTGCAAAGGCTGATAAGGAACTAAATGATACAATGTTTAATGTCAATTTGGATTCTGGAATTCctaataaagataaattaactTCTGTtgatgaaataaattatgTCTGTTGTCATCAGATTATTTTAAGAAACGTTTTAGAAAACTGCAATAGCAGTGTTACAGAGGAGCTAAAATTGGagataaatattaataagtTTATTGTCACTGCGTTTACAAAAGCTGTATACGGAAAAAATAACGACTTACTAAGAAATGCTATCAGTATGAGCAATACGATCAGCACTTCAAATTTGGAGCATTACTGCTTATTCACTACTGTCGATGATACCGATGCAGATGAGAATTCTTCGAACAACccaaaaaagaataataataccaaaaaattgattacattcaaattgaaatatttcaagaaCTTTTTAAACATATTAGCACCACAAAAAGGATCATCATTTACAAATGaaacaattaatatatGGTTTTGTCATCCTGGAGATCCAATTTTAATGGAAATAAACATACCAGGTATCAGATTAGAATTGGTTCAGGTAACCGATGGAAATGACTTGACCTCTGAAACTGTTAAGAATACTCCAATGACTATATCCATATCTCCAGAAAAGGATAAAGTTTCTGTTAAAAATCCAATGAAAAGTAACatgattcaaaatttcaataatggcagcattataaataattataataataaagacAGCACCAATGGCAGCCCAATAAGACAAACTATGAGCCCACTTAAAAATTCAGCAATCTTAAAGGAACAACCAAACAGAAGTCCTTCAAAACCTTCCAGCATGAGAAGCTTATTTGTTAACGAACTGTCACAACAATCTACTGAAAGTGGTGCTATTCTTTCGAATGCTGGGAAATTAGCTTCTGGCACTGTTACAGATACAATGCGTAATGAAGACTCTGGATTCCCAGCTCTTGCAGCTCAAAGGTCATCTACTGTGATCAAATGGGGTAAAAGGCCGCAACTACAAGATTCAGATTCTAACATATATTCACCAAGTTACTCACAAAGAAAACTTAATGACAAAGAAGCTCTGAAGATAGAGAAAAAAAAGtttataaataaactaAACAACGTTGAGTCTcaatcaaaagaaaaagaagataatgGTTTAGGACCAACTCAACAGGATGTTGTGAAAGGTTTATTCGattaa